From one Triticum urartu cultivar G1812 chromosome 3, Tu2.1, whole genome shotgun sequence genomic stretch:
- the LOC125549277 gene encoding B3 domain-containing protein Os03g0619600-like: MVRQTVHLCSSCTAGSRANKVEVPGDAGISKMSNPCECCQIKLKFLRQINGNFMHSLVIPEWFVNQFGGKIWGTVRLETSDGNMYDVGVTESMNRTILKSGWATFVDTNQIEENYSLMFRYLGNARFEVTIFDSNGKEKAWCCSGTFDVDNSSSCGGTTQSSASEGSDSDGSQKERSYSSEESSAEYNLSLDNPVESDDVRNYYLLSGQCDLTEAQELKLHAFVQKIRPEIPMLVVLMKKSNVRHHGDLVMRKDYAHKYLPCKDTNIILQVPRKNKVWECKFQIRPSGSTDAGRRNLSLGDFVGNNRVREGDICLFEPMTNTKQKRFRMTVHILGKLSIDHSPGRTTDIGSNHGRRSTKMGGVKTKPSINDEEYSPQHEEYGVSDNSEEGSEPPFMLPDRSCLTPAQENKVLEKIKDIGSDSELPFYVAIIGKINVCRDSSHYTTPILNFGFRYAARYLGEKFAAGHHGGKCNAINLVLQREGKSRSWPTKLRYTHIMRASSQQMRVIKGWPSFARDNRLREGDLCLFKLMENEEQLTMMVYIIRREKC; the protein is encoded by the exons ATGGTTCGACAGACTGTTCATCTGTGTTCGTCTTGTACAGCAGGGAGCAGAGCAAACAAGGTGGAAGTGCCGGGCGACGCAG GAATATCCAAGATGAGTAATCCATGTGAATGCTGCCAGATCAAGCTTAAGTTTCTAAGGCAGATCAATGGCAACTTCATGCACAGCCTG GTCATACCAGAGTGGTTTGTGAACCAATTTGGAGGAAAGATATGGGGAACAGTCAGACTAGAAACCTCTGATGGTAACATGTATGATGTTGGAGTCACTGAGAGTATGAACAGAACAATCTTGAAGTCTGGATGGGCAACATTTGTTGATACCAATCAAATAGAAGAGAACTATTCATTGATGTTTCGATACCTTGGAAATGCCCGCTTTGAGGTTACAATATTTGATTCCAACGGTAAAGAGAAAGCGTGGTGCTGTTCTGGCACATTTGATGTTGATAATTCTAGTAGCTGTGGTGGTACTACTCAGTCTTCAGCAAGCGAAGGATCAGATTCAGATGGAAGCCAGAAGGAAAGATCTTATTCTTCTGAAGAATCGTCAG CAGAATACAATCTATCACTAGATAATCCAGTGGAGTCAGATGATGTTAGGAATTATTATCTCTTATCAGGGCAGTGCGATCTTACAGAAGCGCAGGAGTTGAAATTACATGCATTTGTACAGAAGATTCGACCGGAAATCCCTATGCTTGTTGTACTGATGAAGAAGAGTAATGTGAGACATCATGGTGATCTG GTAATGCGTAAGGATTATGCACACAAGTACTTGCCATGCAAAGATACAAATATTATACTCCAGGTGCCTAGGAAGAACAAGGTTTGGGAGTGCAAGTTTCAGATCAGGCCATCTGGCTCGACTGATGCTGGTCGGCGCAACCTTTCTTTGGGCGACTTTGTTGGTAACAATCGCGTTAGGGAGGGCGATATCTGCCTCTTTGAACCAATGACAAACACTAAGCAGAAAAGATTCAGAATGACGGTCCACATCCTTGGCAAATTGAGTATTGATCATTCCCCTGGAAGAACAACTGACATTGGCTCTAATCATGGAAGGAGAAGCACCAAGATGGGCGGAGTTAAGACCAAACCATCTATCAATG ATGAGGAGTACTCTCCACAACATGAAGAGTATGGTGTATCTGATAATTCTGAAGAAGGTTCTGAGCCTCCCTTCATGTTGCCTGACAGATCTTGTCTAACACCAGCACAGGAGAACAAAGTGCTGGAGAAAATTAAGGACATTGGGTCAGACTCAGAATTGCCCTTTTATGTTGCTATCATCGGCAAGATCAATGTATGTCGTGATAGCAGCCATTACACTACTCCCATCCTA AACTTTGGATTTCGGTATGCGGCTAGGTATCTTGGTGAGAAGTTCGCTGCTGGCCATCATGGTGGCAAGTGTAATGCAATCAACTTAGTACTTCAGCGGGAGGGGAAGAGCAGATCATGGCCTACCAAGCTGCGATATACGCATATCATGCGAGCCTCGAGCCAGCAGATGAGAGTTATCAAAGGATGGCCATCTTTCGCCCGCGACAACCGCCTGCGGGAGGGGGACCTCTGCCTCTTCAAGCTGATGGAGAACGAGGAGCAGTTGACGATGATGGTCTACATCATTCGCCGCGAGAAATGTTAG
- the LOC125546023 gene encoding B3 domain-containing protein LOC_Os12g40080-like isoform X2, translating into MEELEFFMILLPNFLKKLRLPGKFTKVLAGRERREVKLREDGRQRRLWDVEVVTDADGHMYLGHGWEHFAHAHDMRLGHFLVLSYDGHAVLTVKVFDGSMCRRHYQHDNDASGGSSSDRGNTLGSEGEGEAPPHTGAEEDDRSQGISQMSNPCDSDGSQKERSFSSDPEDPVDSANLQMLSNNYVLSVQCYLTKAQKVKIDALIEKTQPKITVLVVQMKKSNVKRHANLVIQKDYALKHFPREDIVVILQLPGKNKDWKSTFRIRPSGVPDAGRCNLYLGNFACDNHVREGDICLFQPMTNVKERRFIVKVHILHKASVDGTTQSPAGEGPDSDGCLKEGSSHNYKSASTPAVSYTSKEFSEENPPADEAMELDDLQTLSKDYVLSGKCDLTVAQGAKINALIDKIRPEIPVLVIQMKKSSANRATLIIQKDYALKYFPCEDTTIILQLPRKNKNWKCKFHIRAPSMCNAGRRTLYLGKFVHDTHVREGDICLFQPMTNVMHRRFIVTVHLLHKESIAHSPGGRTDIGSNHGSTSAKMGGVKEEPPADDEEYEVSENSEEASENLFMFADRVCITPAQELKLLEKVEEIKFKPPFYVAIMSRSTVCQHGPMLCFGWQYAARYLVQKFAAACHRGEDGPISLVLQREGKSRSWPTKLQYRRRTLDTTNRMTVLKGWPSFARDNHLRERDLCLFKLMDNEEQLTMMVYIVRR; encoded by the exons ATGGAAGAACTCGAGTTCTTCATGATCCTACTCCCAAATTTCTTGAAGAAACTG AGGCTGCCAGGcaagttcaccaaggtactcGCCGGCCGTGAGCGTCGGGAAGTGAAGCTGCGGGAGGACGGGCGCCAACGTCGCTTGTGGGACGTGGAAGTAGTTACCGACGCCGATGGCCACATGTACCTGGGGCACGGATGGGAGCACTTCGCCCACGCTCATGACATGCGGCTCGGTCACTTCCTCGTCTTAAGCTACGATGGCCACGCTGTGCTCACCGTGAAGGTGTTCGACGGGAGCATGTGCCGCAGGCACTACCAGCACGACAACGATGCCA GCGGTGGGAGCAGCAGCGACCGTGGCAACACCTTG GGATCAGAGGGGGAAGGGGAAGCGCCACCACACACAGGGGCAGAGGAAGACGACAGGTCGCAG GGCATATCCCAGATGAGTAATCCATGCGATTCAGATGGAAGCCAGAAGGAAAGATCTTTTTCTTCCGATCCAG AAGATCCTGTGGACTCAGCTAATCTACAGATGCTTTCAAATAACTATGTCTTATCAGTGCAATGCTATCTTACAAAAGCACAGAAGGTGAAAATAGATGCGCTCATAGAGAAAACTCAACCTAAAATCACAGTGCTAGTTGTACAGATGAAGAAGTCAAACGTAAAACGGCATGCTAATCTG GTAATACAGAAGGATTATGCACTCAAGCACTTTCCACGTGAAGATATAGTTGTCATACTCCAGCTACCTGGGAAGAACAAGGATTGGAAAAGCACATTCCGCATCAGGCCATCCGGCGTGCCTGATGCAGGTCGGTGCAACCTCTATTTGGGGAACTTTGCCTGTGACAATCATGTTAGAGAGGGTGATATCTGCCTCTTCCAACCAATGACAAATGTTAAGGAGAGAAGATTCATAGTGAAAGTGCATATTCTTCACAAAGCGAGCGTTGATGGCACTACTCAGTCGCCCGCAGGCGAAGGACCAGATTCAGATGGATGCCTGAAGGAAGGCTCATCCCATAATTATAAATCAGCAAGTACTCCTGCAGTGTCTTATACTTCTAAAGAATTTTCAG AAGAAAATCCACCTGCAGATGAGGCTATGGAGTTGGATGATCTTCAGACCCTCTCGAAGGATTATGTCTTATCAGGGAAATGTGATCTTACAGTAGCACAGGGGGCAAAAATAAATGCACTTATAGATAAAATTCGGCCTGAAATCCCCGTTCTTGTCATACAGATGAAGAAAAGCAGCGCAAACCGGGCTACTCTG ATCATACAGAAGGATTATGCACTCAAATACTTTCCATGTGAAGATACAACTATCATACTCCAGCTGCCGAGGAAGAACAAGAATTGGAAGTGCAAATTTCATATCAGGGCACCCAGCATGTGTAATGCAGGCCGGCGCACCCTTTATTTAGGAAAATTTGTGCATGACACTCATGTTAGGGAGGGTGATATCTGTCTTTTTCAACCAATGACAAATGTTATGCACAGAAGATTCATAGTGACAGTCCATCTACTTCACAAAGAGAGCATTGCTCATTCCCCTGGTGGAAGAACTGACATTGGGTCAAATCACGGAAGTACAAGTGCCAAGATGGGCGGCGTTAAGGAGGAACCACCTGCCGATG ATGAAGAATATGAAGTCTCTGAGAATTCCGAGGAAGCTTCCGAGAATCTCTTCATGTTCGCTGACAGAGTTTGTATAACACCAGCACAAGAGCTGAAATTGTTGGAGAAAGTTGAGGAGATTAAGTTCAAACCGCCCTTTTATGTTGCTATCATGAGCAGGAGCACCGTCTGTCAGCATGGTCCCATGCTG TGTTTTGGCTGGCAGTACGCAGCCAGATATCTTGTTCAGAAGTTCGCTGCTGCCTGTCATCGTGGAGAGGATGGTCCAATCAGTTTGGTGCTTCAGCGGGAGGGGAAGAGCAGATCATGGCCTACCAAGCTGCAATATAGGCGTCGCACGCTAGATACGACCAATCGGATGACCGTTCTCAAAGGATGGCCGTCTTTTGCGCGCGACAACCACCTGCGGGAGAGGGACCTCTGCCTCTTCAAGCTGATGGATAACGAGGAGCAGCTGACGATGATGGTCTACATCGTCCGCCGCTAG
- the LOC125546023 gene encoding B3 domain-containing protein LOC_Os12g40080-like isoform X1, which produces MEELEFFMILLPNFLKKLRLPGKFTKVLAGRERREVKLREDGRQRRLWDVEVVTDADGHMYLGHGWEHFAHAHDMRLGHFLVLSYDGHAVLTVKVFDGSMCRRHYQHDNDASGGSSSDRGNTLGSEGEGEAPPHTGAEEDDRSQGISQMSNPCDSDGSQKERSFSSDPAEDPVDSANLQMLSNNYVLSVQCYLTKAQKVKIDALIEKTQPKITVLVVQMKKSNVKRHANLVIQKDYALKHFPREDIVVILQLPGKNKDWKSTFRIRPSGVPDAGRCNLYLGNFACDNHVREGDICLFQPMTNVKERRFIVKVHILHKASVDGTTQSPAGEGPDSDGCLKEGSSHNYKSASTPAVSYTSKEFSEENPPADEAMELDDLQTLSKDYVLSGKCDLTVAQGAKINALIDKIRPEIPVLVIQMKKSSANRATLIIQKDYALKYFPCEDTTIILQLPRKNKNWKCKFHIRAPSMCNAGRRTLYLGKFVHDTHVREGDICLFQPMTNVMHRRFIVTVHLLHKESIAHSPGGRTDIGSNHGSTSAKMGGVKEEPPADDEEYEVSENSEEASENLFMFADRVCITPAQELKLLEKVEEIKFKPPFYVAIMSRSTVCQHGPMLCFGWQYAARYLVQKFAAACHRGEDGPISLVLQREGKSRSWPTKLQYRRRTLDTTNRMTVLKGWPSFARDNHLRERDLCLFKLMDNEEQLTMMVYIVRR; this is translated from the exons ATGGAAGAACTCGAGTTCTTCATGATCCTACTCCCAAATTTCTTGAAGAAACTG AGGCTGCCAGGcaagttcaccaaggtactcGCCGGCCGTGAGCGTCGGGAAGTGAAGCTGCGGGAGGACGGGCGCCAACGTCGCTTGTGGGACGTGGAAGTAGTTACCGACGCCGATGGCCACATGTACCTGGGGCACGGATGGGAGCACTTCGCCCACGCTCATGACATGCGGCTCGGTCACTTCCTCGTCTTAAGCTACGATGGCCACGCTGTGCTCACCGTGAAGGTGTTCGACGGGAGCATGTGCCGCAGGCACTACCAGCACGACAACGATGCCA GCGGTGGGAGCAGCAGCGACCGTGGCAACACCTTG GGATCAGAGGGGGAAGGGGAAGCGCCACCACACACAGGGGCAGAGGAAGACGACAGGTCGCAG GGCATATCCCAGATGAGTAATCCATGCGATTCAGATGGAAGCCAGAAGGAAAGATCTTTTTCTTCCGATCCAG CAGAAGATCCTGTGGACTCAGCTAATCTACAGATGCTTTCAAATAACTATGTCTTATCAGTGCAATGCTATCTTACAAAAGCACAGAAGGTGAAAATAGATGCGCTCATAGAGAAAACTCAACCTAAAATCACAGTGCTAGTTGTACAGATGAAGAAGTCAAACGTAAAACGGCATGCTAATCTG GTAATACAGAAGGATTATGCACTCAAGCACTTTCCACGTGAAGATATAGTTGTCATACTCCAGCTACCTGGGAAGAACAAGGATTGGAAAAGCACATTCCGCATCAGGCCATCCGGCGTGCCTGATGCAGGTCGGTGCAACCTCTATTTGGGGAACTTTGCCTGTGACAATCATGTTAGAGAGGGTGATATCTGCCTCTTCCAACCAATGACAAATGTTAAGGAGAGAAGATTCATAGTGAAAGTGCATATTCTTCACAAAGCGAGCGTTGATGGCACTACTCAGTCGCCCGCAGGCGAAGGACCAGATTCAGATGGATGCCTGAAGGAAGGCTCATCCCATAATTATAAATCAGCAAGTACTCCTGCAGTGTCTTATACTTCTAAAGAATTTTCAG AAGAAAATCCACCTGCAGATGAGGCTATGGAGTTGGATGATCTTCAGACCCTCTCGAAGGATTATGTCTTATCAGGGAAATGTGATCTTACAGTAGCACAGGGGGCAAAAATAAATGCACTTATAGATAAAATTCGGCCTGAAATCCCCGTTCTTGTCATACAGATGAAGAAAAGCAGCGCAAACCGGGCTACTCTG ATCATACAGAAGGATTATGCACTCAAATACTTTCCATGTGAAGATACAACTATCATACTCCAGCTGCCGAGGAAGAACAAGAATTGGAAGTGCAAATTTCATATCAGGGCACCCAGCATGTGTAATGCAGGCCGGCGCACCCTTTATTTAGGAAAATTTGTGCATGACACTCATGTTAGGGAGGGTGATATCTGTCTTTTTCAACCAATGACAAATGTTATGCACAGAAGATTCATAGTGACAGTCCATCTACTTCACAAAGAGAGCATTGCTCATTCCCCTGGTGGAAGAACTGACATTGGGTCAAATCACGGAAGTACAAGTGCCAAGATGGGCGGCGTTAAGGAGGAACCACCTGCCGATG ATGAAGAATATGAAGTCTCTGAGAATTCCGAGGAAGCTTCCGAGAATCTCTTCATGTTCGCTGACAGAGTTTGTATAACACCAGCACAAGAGCTGAAATTGTTGGAGAAAGTTGAGGAGATTAAGTTCAAACCGCCCTTTTATGTTGCTATCATGAGCAGGAGCACCGTCTGTCAGCATGGTCCCATGCTG TGTTTTGGCTGGCAGTACGCAGCCAGATATCTTGTTCAGAAGTTCGCTGCTGCCTGTCATCGTGGAGAGGATGGTCCAATCAGTTTGGTGCTTCAGCGGGAGGGGAAGAGCAGATCATGGCCTACCAAGCTGCAATATAGGCGTCGCACGCTAGATACGACCAATCGGATGACCGTTCTCAAAGGATGGCCGTCTTTTGCGCGCGACAACCACCTGCGGGAGAGGGACCTCTGCCTCTTCAAGCTGATGGATAACGAGGAGCAGCTGACGATGATGGTCTACATCGTCCGCCGCTAG